A region from the Aegilops tauschii subsp. strangulata cultivar AL8/78 chromosome 5, Aet v6.0, whole genome shotgun sequence genome encodes:
- the LOC109786474 gene encoding protein LIFEGUARD 2, translating into MYFRPPPKGPEWGGDAEAGQAARPLYPMMLESPQLRWAFVRKVYTILSIQMLLTIAVASVVVFVRPVALFFVSSPAGFGLYIFLIILPFIVLCPLYYYYQRHPVNLLLLALFTVAISFAVGLTCAFTKGEVILESAILTAVVVVSLTAYTFWAARRGHDFSFLGPFLFAAVMILMVFALIQAFFPLGRISLMVYGGLAALVFCGYIIYDTDNLIKRYSYDEYVWAAVALYLDVINLFLSLLTLFRASDS; encoded by the exons ATGTATTTCCGGCCGCCGCCCAAGGGCCCCGAGTGGggcggcgacgcggaggccgggcAGGCGGCGCGGCCGCTGTACCCGATGATGCTGGAGAGCCCGCAGCTGCGCTGGGCCTTCGTCCGCAAGGTGTACACCATCCTCTCCATCCAGATGCTGCTCACCATCGCCGTCGCCTCCGTCGTCGTCTTCGTGCGCCCCGTCGCGCTCTTCTTCGTCTCCTCCCCCGCCGGCTTCGGGCTCTACATcttcctcatcatcctccccttcatCG TGCTGTGTCCTCTGTACTACTACTACCAGCGGCACCCGGTGAACCTGCTGCTGCTGGCGCTCTTCACGGTGGCCATCAGCTTCGCGGTGGGGCTCACCTGCGCCTTCACCAAGGGGGAGGTGATCCTGGAGTCGGCGATCCTgacggcggtggtggtggtgagCCTGACGGCGTACACGTTCtgggcggcgaggcgcgggcacGACTTCAGCTTCCTGGGCCCGTTCCTGTTCGCGGCGGTGATGATCCTCATGGTGTTCGCGCTCATCCAGGCCTTCTTCCCGCTGGGCCGCATCTCGCTGATGGTCTACGGCGGGCTGGCGGCGCTCGTCTTCTGCGGCTACATCATCTACGACACCGACAACCTCATCAAGCGCTACTCCTACGACGAGTACGTCTGGGCCGCCGTCGCGCTCTACCTCGACGTCATCAACCTCTTCCTCTCCCTGCTCACCCTCTTCAGGGCATCCGATTCCTGA